One region of Culex pipiens pallens isolate TS chromosome 2, TS_CPP_V2, whole genome shotgun sequence genomic DNA includes:
- the LOC120426911 gene encoding cytochrome c oxidase subunit 5A, mitochondrial-like, which translates to MFRLISGQLSQAFRSILELPRVQALAVVRRGSHNECESDADFDSRYEAYFNRPDIDHWEARKAMNDLFGMDLIPDPKIMVAALRACRRLNDYALAIRFLEAAKDRCGDQVSTIYPYLLQELRPTLCELGIETLEELGYDKPELAMKHYLDMEK; encoded by the coding sequence ATGTTCCGCCTGATTTCCGGCCAACTTTCGCAAGCCTTCCGTTCGATCCTGGAACTGCCCCGAGTCCAAGCGCTGGCCGTCGTCCGCCGCGGCTCTCACAACGAGTGCGAAAGCGATGCCGACTTTGACTCCCGCTACGAGGCGTACTTCAACCGGCCGGACATTGACCACTGGGAGGCCCGCAAGGCGATGAACGACCTGTTCGGGATGGACCTGATCCCGGACCCGAAGATTATGGTGGCGGCGCTGAGGGCCTGTCGCCGGCTGAACGATTACGCGCTGGCGATTCGTTTTCTGGAAGCGGCCAAGGACCGCTGCGGGGACCAGGTGAGCACCATCTATCCGTACCTGCTGCAGGAGCTGCGGCCAACGCTGTGCGAGCTGGGCATCGAGACGCTCGAGGAGCTGGGCTACGACAAGCCGGAACTGGCCATGAAGCACTACCTGGATATGGAGAAGTAG